The following coding sequences lie in one Azospirillum humicireducens genomic window:
- a CDS encoding OmpA/MotB family protein, which translates to MIRVPNITGRSAGEDQGGHRKTLWLISFTDLISLMLAFFVLMYSMSEPEAERWTRLAKGVAESIPAARSTAASPSDRPADPSAAFNAQAVEQRAAIDLHYLAALLGSQLRSNAELTVVDVRREDDRVVIRLPGERMFDPTGAAFTEEGRRVLFLLGAVIGRIGNRIELVGHAEREDPAGGVAWERALTRAVAVSAALRETGYRRDLVARAVMMPVEGAGGGRLPVDIVVREEGAD; encoded by the coding sequence ATGATCCGTGTCCCGAACATCACCGGCAGGTCGGCTGGTGAGGATCAAGGCGGACATCGCAAGACGCTGTGGCTGATCAGCTTCACCGACCTGATCTCCTTGATGCTCGCCTTCTTCGTTCTGATGTATTCGATGAGCGAGCCGGAGGCCGAGCGCTGGACCCGTCTGGCAAAGGGCGTGGCGGAGTCGATTCCCGCCGCACGCTCGACCGCCGCCTCACCGTCCGACCGGCCGGCCGACCCGTCGGCAGCTTTCAACGCTCAGGCGGTGGAGCAGCGGGCGGCCATCGACCTGCATTATCTGGCCGCCCTGCTCGGCAGCCAACTGCGGTCGAACGCCGAGTTGACGGTGGTCGATGTCCGGCGAGAGGACGACCGCGTCGTCATCCGTCTGCCGGGAGAGCGGATGTTCGACCCGACCGGCGCCGCCTTCACCGAGGAAGGGCGGCGGGTGCTGTTTCTGCTGGGCGCCGTCATCGGCCGCATCGGCAACCGGATCGAGCTGGTCGGTCATGCCGAGCGCGAGGATCCGGCCGGCGGTGTGGCCTGGGAGCGGGCACTGACCAGGGCGGTCGCCGTTTCCGCCGCGCTGCGGGAGACCGGCTACCGCCGCGATCTTGTCGCTCGGGCTGTTATGATGCCGGTCGAAGGGGCTGGCGGCGGACGCCTGCCGGTGGATATCGTGGTGCGAGAGGAAGGAGCGGATTGA
- a CDS encoding flagellar motor protein MotB, with the protein MLAVKPTSGVTSGRTSQSRGPAPAGAGLAALRAGRGGREGHANPNNGSILLLLSLFLLLLVFFIVLNAHSVQTVQKVKAVAASLERTFPSFVIDPRLRDGSETVASRAGTVFAVQRLDGVGTLFATEIAVAKVEVVAPGRLLEVRLPADDLFVAGTMMLRPDRQGLIDRIADALRQSRQGERVELDALLGIGPTGTPSQPPGPVARAGALARALIADGAPARNVTVGIERGEPGGVRLLFSLRWDEGGAVGRRPEVRK; encoded by the coding sequence ATGCTGGCCGTCAAACCCACCAGCGGGGTCACCAGCGGCCGGACGAGCCAAAGCCGCGGACCGGCTCCGGCCGGCGCCGGCTTGGCGGCGCTGCGGGCGGGGCGCGGGGGCCGGGAGGGGCATGCCAACCCCAACAATGGCAGCATCCTGCTGCTGCTGTCGCTGTTCCTGCTGCTGCTGGTCTTCTTCATCGTGCTCAACGCCCATTCGGTGCAGACCGTGCAAAAGGTGAAGGCGGTCGCCGCCTCGCTGGAGCGCACCTTCCCGAGTTTCGTCATCGATCCGCGCCTGCGCGACGGGTCGGAGACGGTGGCCTCGCGGGCTGGGACTGTCTTCGCGGTTCAGCGGCTCGACGGTGTCGGCACGCTGTTCGCCACCGAAATCGCGGTCGCGAAGGTGGAGGTGGTCGCTCCCGGCCGGCTGCTGGAGGTGCGCCTGCCGGCCGACGACCTGTTCGTCGCCGGCACCATGATGCTGCGGCCGGACCGCCAGGGACTGATCGACCGGATCGCCGACGCACTGCGCCAGTCGCGCCAGGGCGAGCGGGTGGAACTGGATGCGCTGCTCGGCATCGGCCCGACCGGCACGCCCAGCCAGCCGCCGGGACCGGTCGCCCGCGCCGGCGCCTTGGCCCGCGCGCTGATCGCCGACGGCGCACCGGCCCGCAACGTCACTGTCGGCATCGAGCGCGGTGAGCCGGGCGGGGTGCGACTGCTGTTCAGCCTGCGCTGGGACGAGGGCGGGGCGGTCGGCCGTCGGCCGGAGGTGCGGAAATGA
- a CDS encoding protein phosphatase CheZ — MTFSAHTAVTEQKLLRQRLDAAFAEAAKPLSRDEVTDIVRTILGSMDGDISATDLRLYKEVVDLAKYIETAKQEIAALQPAEIRDEHIRTATDELDAVIGATEKATFAIFDACDAIGAIAGQSDAETAAKLNDQITAIYEACNFQDITGQRISKVVRTLKHIESKVDMIVAAFGSEVRQNHAPRLAKLAAEDAEAAVHYEPMSAEEADQQLLHGPQLPGNAMDQDEIDRLLASFD; from the coding sequence ATGACCTTCTCCGCCCATACCGCCGTGACGGAACAGAAGCTTCTGAGACAGCGCCTCGACGCCGCCTTCGCCGAGGCCGCCAAGCCCCTGTCGCGGGACGAGGTGACGGACATCGTCCGGACCATCCTGGGCAGCATGGACGGAGACATCTCCGCCACCGACCTGCGCCTCTACAAGGAGGTCGTGGACCTCGCCAAGTACATCGAGACGGCCAAGCAGGAGATCGCGGCGCTCCAGCCCGCCGAAATCCGCGACGAGCATATCCGGACCGCCACGGACGAGCTGGACGCGGTGATCGGTGCGACGGAGAAGGCAACCTTCGCCATCTTCGACGCTTGCGACGCCATCGGCGCCATCGCCGGGCAGTCGGATGCGGAAACCGCAGCCAAGCTGAACGACCAGATCACGGCGATCTACGAAGCCTGCAACTTCCAGGACATTACCGGCCAGCGCATCAGCAAGGTGGTGCGGACGCTGAAGCACATCGAATCGAAGGTTGACATGATCGTCGCCGCCTTCGGCAGCGAAGTGCGCCAGAACCACGCCCCGCGGCTGGCCAAGCTGGCGGCGGAGGATGCGGAGGCCGCCGTCCATTACGAGCCGATGAGCGCGGAGGAGGCGGACCAACAGCTTCTGCATGGGCCGCAGCTTCCGGGCAACGCCATGGACCAGGACGAGATCGACCGCCTGCTGGCCAGCTTCGACTGA
- a CDS encoding patatin-like phospholipase family protein yields the protein MAKGTDLKIGLALGSGAARGWAHIGVLRALEEIGIEPDVICGTSIGAAVGAAYLTDQMDELQAWAQKMGWLGMLGIIDLTFRRGGLVAAEKAFSRFDNERSDILIEKLRLPFATVATDLSTGREIWLRDGPLMSAVMASAAMPGLFPAVRRDHHLLVDGALVNPVPVSLCRALGADVVVAVNLNSELSPLGRPNGRGNGARANGKPAAKAPVPEAMVAGGDAGSPALSHLTSQISTWLGRKPNRRTRFIADQIDDAHAQKPMPNALEVMAGSIDIMQDRITRSRLAGEPPDVLIAPRLAHIGILEFDRAAEAVEIGHAAASMLRPSIELALRRA from the coding sequence ATGGCGAAGGGAACCGACCTGAAGATCGGGCTTGCGCTGGGCAGCGGTGCCGCGCGGGGCTGGGCCCATATCGGCGTCCTGCGGGCGCTGGAAGAGATCGGGATCGAGCCGGACGTCATCTGCGGCACCTCCATCGGCGCCGCCGTCGGTGCCGCCTATCTGACCGATCAGATGGACGAGCTTCAGGCCTGGGCGCAGAAAATGGGATGGCTCGGCATGCTGGGCATCATCGACCTCACCTTCCGGCGCGGCGGTCTGGTCGCCGCGGAAAAGGCTTTCAGCCGCTTCGACAACGAACGCAGCGACATCCTGATCGAGAAGCTGCGGCTGCCCTTCGCCACGGTCGCCACCGACCTGTCGACCGGGCGCGAGATCTGGCTGCGCGATGGGCCTCTGATGTCGGCGGTGATGGCATCGGCTGCCATGCCCGGCCTTTTTCCCGCGGTGCGGCGCGATCATCACCTGCTGGTGGACGGCGCGCTGGTCAACCCGGTGCCGGTCTCTCTCTGCCGGGCGCTGGGGGCTGACGTGGTGGTGGCGGTGAATCTGAACAGCGAACTGTCTCCGCTCGGCCGCCCCAATGGGCGTGGAAACGGGGCGCGGGCGAATGGCAAGCCCGCTGCCAAGGCTCCTGTGCCCGAGGCGATGGTGGCCGGCGGCGATGCCGGTTCTCCGGCGCTGTCGCATCTGACCAGCCAGATCTCGACCTGGCTGGGCCGCAAGCCGAACCGGCGCACCCGCTTCATAGCCGATCAAATCGACGACGCCCATGCCCAGAAACCGATGCCGAATGCGCTGGAGGTGATGGCGGGCTCCATCGACATCATGCAGGACCGCATCACCCGGTCCCGTCTGGCCGGCGAGCCGCCGGACGTTCTGATCGCGCCCAGGTTGGCCCATATCGGCATCCTGGAGTTCGACCGCGCGGCGGAGGCGGTGGAAATCGGCCATGCCGCCGCTTCCATGCTCCGCCCGTCGATCGAACTGGCCCTGCGCCGCGCCTGA
- a CDS encoding M10 family metallopeptidase C-terminal domain-containing protein, whose protein sequence is MSQSMLTDYISALLPSETPHWGAGGTVLDGSSVGSAATVTYAFATSSRQVAGADANGFAAMNSAQRAAVRQALAAWSAVANITFVETTDVSSATLRFGTNRQNGESAAYAYYPSSSAQGGDVFLANDSAGNISPTAGSYAYMTVIHEIGHALGLKHPGNYNAGSSEGTEGPYLPSTTDNYAYSIMSYNDNDALPAGTYLTGPSLYDIAAIQYLYGANMSAGAGDTSHTLNTGSFTTLWDPNGRNTLNGSAQTVSLSLDLRAGYFSSAGATTFLALAYGTTVQLAIGGSGDDSITVNMLGNVLDGGGGTDTVVFSGSRSQYRVQQLDGSRFIVSGADGIDLLTNIEYLRFSDTGATLSASVSGSFDPLRYIASNADLIAAFRTDTAAATQHIVSFGVYEGRSLSGFDPYNYLAGYGDLLNAFGSDVGAATRHFIEYGYREGRNSTLFDTLSYQASNPDLIAAFGNDREAVELHYIVNGRFEGRTLTAFNAAAYLAANPDVNAAVGGSIAGAKQHYVSYGFYEGRALA, encoded by the coding sequence ATGAGCCAGTCAATGCTGACCGACTACATCTCCGCCCTCCTTCCGAGCGAAACGCCGCATTGGGGCGCCGGCGGAACGGTGCTGGACGGAAGCTCCGTCGGCTCTGCTGCCACCGTGACCTATGCCTTCGCGACCAGCTCGCGTCAGGTCGCCGGTGCCGATGCCAACGGCTTCGCGGCGATGAACAGCGCGCAGCGCGCCGCCGTCCGTCAGGCATTGGCGGCTTGGAGTGCCGTAGCCAACATCACCTTCGTCGAGACGACCGACGTTTCCAGCGCCACGCTGCGCTTCGGCACCAACCGCCAGAACGGCGAATCGGCTGCCTATGCCTATTACCCGTCCAGTTCGGCGCAGGGCGGCGACGTCTTCCTGGCCAACGACAGTGCCGGCAACATCAGCCCCACGGCGGGTAGCTATGCCTACATGACGGTCATCCACGAGATCGGCCATGCGTTGGGCCTCAAGCATCCCGGCAACTACAATGCCGGCAGCAGCGAGGGAACCGAGGGCCCCTACCTGCCCTCGACCACGGACAATTATGCGTACAGCATCATGTCCTACAACGACAACGACGCCCTGCCGGCGGGAACCTACCTGACCGGACCGAGCCTCTACGATATCGCGGCGATCCAGTATCTCTACGGCGCCAACATGTCCGCCGGTGCCGGCGATACCAGCCACACCCTGAACACCGGCAGCTTCACCACATTGTGGGATCCGAACGGCCGCAACACACTGAACGGCAGCGCACAGACGGTCTCGCTGTCGCTGGATCTGCGGGCGGGCTATTTCAGCAGCGCCGGAGCCACGACCTTCCTGGCGCTGGCCTATGGCACCACGGTCCAACTGGCGATCGGCGGCAGCGGCGACGACAGCATCACCGTCAACATGCTGGGGAACGTCCTGGACGGCGGCGGCGGCACCGATACCGTGGTGTTCAGCGGCAGCCGGTCGCAATACCGCGTACAGCAGCTGGACGGCAGCCGGTTCATCGTCAGCGGCGCCGACGGGATCGACCTGCTGACCAATATCGAGTATCTGCGCTTTTCCGACACCGGCGCGACCCTGTCGGCGAGCGTGTCCGGCAGTTTCGACCCGTTGCGCTACATCGCGTCCAACGCCGACCTGATCGCGGCCTTCCGCACCGACACCGCCGCAGCGACGCAGCACATCGTCAGCTTCGGCGTCTATGAGGGGCGCAGCCTGAGCGGCTTCGATCCCTACAATTATCTGGCCGGCTATGGCGACCTGCTGAACGCCTTCGGCAGCGATGTCGGGGCCGCGACCCGCCATTTCATCGAATACGGGTATCGCGAGGGCCGGAACTCCACGCTGTTCGACACGCTGTCGTACCAGGCCAGCAACCCAGACCTGATCGCCGCCTTCGGCAACGACCGCGAGGCGGTGGAACTTCATTACATCGTCAACGGACGCTTCGAAGGCCGCACCCTCACCGCCTTCAACGCCGCCGCCTATCTTGCCGCCAACCCCGACGTGAATGCCGCCGTCGGCGGGAGCATTGCCGGGGCAAAGCAGCATTATGTGAGTTACGGCTTTTACGAGGGGCGGGCACTGGCTTGA
- a CDS encoding SAM-dependent methyltransferase: MRLQSQAGGGSPWGMDDSTPQSTSAPLPQTASGETTPGAAVTPLGQTVYLAADGFLDDLVAELGEIASVDGRLVFVDGPARPAAWAQNIWFDPVRIEFASIKSGAKALRGIQRNWALWSQRHHRRAALIQENLPHVSAKPVVFPSPLPTAPLGSWTLVDESTIIAAARCSSPFRNGEVTFIENRTAPPNRAYLKLWEALTLFGEQPGPGDRCLDLGACPGGWTWVLHELGASVVSVDKAPLDPAIAALPRVEIRQESAFGLKPATVGPVDWLCCDVICYPTRLLRLVKEWMDSGLAKRFVCTLKFQAETDHETARAFAAIPGGRVLHLHHNKHELTWMWPAK; this comes from the coding sequence TTGCGCTTGCAATCGCAGGCCGGCGGCGGTAGCCCCTGGGGCATGGACGACAGCACCCCCCAAAGCACCTCCGCTCCCCTGCCGCAGACCGCCTCCGGTGAGACCACTCCCGGCGCGGCGGTGACGCCGCTCGGCCAGACGGTCTATCTGGCGGCCGACGGCTTCCTTGACGACCTGGTGGCGGAACTGGGGGAGATCGCGTCCGTCGACGGCCGGCTGGTCTTCGTCGACGGTCCTGCACGGCCCGCGGCCTGGGCGCAGAATATCTGGTTCGATCCGGTGCGCATCGAATTCGCCTCGATCAAGAGCGGCGCGAAGGCGTTGCGCGGCATCCAGCGCAATTGGGCGCTGTGGTCGCAGCGGCACCACCGTCGCGCCGCCCTGATCCAGGAGAACCTACCGCACGTCTCCGCCAAGCCGGTGGTCTTCCCGTCACCGCTGCCGACGGCGCCGCTGGGGTCGTGGACGCTTGTGGACGAGTCGACCATCATCGCCGCCGCAAGGTGTTCCAGCCCGTTCCGCAACGGTGAGGTCACCTTCATCGAGAATCGGACAGCGCCCCCCAACCGCGCCTATCTGAAGCTGTGGGAGGCGCTGACGCTGTTCGGGGAACAGCCGGGGCCGGGCGACCGTTGTCTCGACCTCGGCGCCTGTCCCGGCGGCTGGACCTGGGTGCTGCACGAGTTGGGCGCGTCCGTGGTCAGCGTCGACAAGGCGCCGCTCGATCCCGCCATCGCCGCGCTGCCGCGCGTGGAAATCCGTCAGGAAAGCGCCTTCGGCCTGAAGCCGGCGACCGTCGGCCCGGTCGATTGGCTGTGCTGCGACGTGATCTGCTATCCGACCCGCCTGTTGCGGCTGGTCAAGGAGTGGATGGACAGCGGGCTGGCCAAGCGCTTCGTCTGCACGCTGAAGTTCCAGGCCGAAACCGACCACGAAACCGCCCGCGCCTTTGCTGCGATCCCCGGCGGCCGGGTGCTCCACCTCCACCACAACAAGCACGAGCTGACCTGGATGTGGCCGGCGAAGTAA
- a CDS encoding (2Fe-2S)-binding protein, with product MYVCICHALNDKKVKAALDNGATNPASVFRHHNCQVQCGKCVPMMRSMASEHRAAMAQHAATVAATAVPAPCCATAVPEPANAEAVPAYAIAAE from the coding sequence ATGTACGTCTGCATCTGCCACGCGTTGAACGACAAGAAGGTCAAGGCTGCGCTGGACAATGGCGCTACTAACCCGGCCTCGGTGTTCCGCCATCACAATTGCCAAGTCCAATGCGGCAAATGCGTGCCGATGATGCGCAGCATGGCAAGCGAGCATCGCGCCGCCATGGCCCAGCATGCCGCCACCGTCGCAGCGACCGCCGTACCGGCCCCCTGCTGCGCCACGGCGGTGCCGGAACCGGCCAATGCCGAAGCGGTTCCCGCCTATGCCATCGCGGCCGAATAA
- the era gene encoding GTPase Era, giving the protein MPDHPRCGFIALVGAPNAGKSTLLNAMIGSKVSIVSPKVQTTRTRVLGITIQGDAQMIFVDTPGIFKPKRRLDRAMVAAAWQGAEDADVIGVLYDVSRRSIDEDTRSIVARLKEQGREAILILNKIDLVKRDVLLGIADAFRQEGIFSDIFMVSAFTEDGVADLKQFLADRLPEGPWHFPEDQISDMPMRLLAAEITREKLFLQLHQELPYSATVETEVWEEFEDGSVKISQVIFVQRESQKAIVLGKGGQRIKALGSAARGELQGMLERRVHLILFVKVREGWVDDPERYSAWGLDFGAS; this is encoded by the coding sequence ATGCCGGACCATCCGCGCTGCGGCTTCATCGCCCTGGTCGGTGCGCCGAATGCCGGCAAATCCACGCTGCTGAACGCGATGATCGGCAGCAAGGTGTCGATCGTCAGCCCGAAGGTGCAGACCACCCGCACCCGCGTGCTGGGCATCACCATCCAGGGCGACGCCCAGATGATCTTCGTCGACACCCCCGGCATCTTCAAGCCGAAGCGCCGGCTGGACCGTGCCATGGTGGCGGCGGCCTGGCAGGGGGCGGAGGACGCCGACGTCATCGGCGTGCTGTACGACGTGTCGCGCCGCTCCATCGACGAGGACACCCGCAGCATCGTCGCCCGCCTGAAGGAGCAGGGGCGCGAGGCGATCCTGATCCTGAACAAGATCGATCTGGTGAAGCGCGACGTCCTGCTGGGCATCGCCGATGCCTTCCGGCAGGAGGGGATCTTCTCCGACATCTTCATGGTGTCGGCCTTCACCGAGGACGGCGTCGCCGACCTGAAGCAGTTCCTGGCCGACCGCCTGCCGGAAGGCCCGTGGCATTTCCCGGAGGACCAGATCTCCGACATGCCCATGCGCCTGCTGGCGGCGGAGATCACCCGCGAGAAGCTGTTCCTGCAGCTTCACCAGGAACTTCCCTATTCCGCCACGGTCGAGACCGAGGTGTGGGAGGAGTTCGAGGACGGGTCTGTCAAGATCTCGCAGGTCATCTTCGTGCAGCGCGAAAGCCAGAAGGCCATCGTGCTGGGCAAGGGCGGCCAGCGGATCAAGGCTCTCGGCTCCGCCGCGCGTGGCGAATTGCAGGGAATGCTGGAGCGCCGCGTCCACCTGATCCTGTTCGTGAAGGTGCGCGAGGGCTGGGTCGACGATCCGGAACGCTATTCGGCCTGGGGCCTCGATTTCGGCGCCTCGTAA
- the rnc gene encoding ribonuclease III: protein MSTVTKAPADMGAGSETGTDGAVQSADVAELARALGHEFADLSLLRDAVTHPSLMGLERAGRKSHKGPGIAYERLEFLGDRVVGLVVAQWLLERYPNEREGALAKRHAALVRRESLGRVADTIGLGAYLRLSPAEASSGGRENRTILGDACEAVLGAMYLDGGLEPVTRFVRQALAGEIDKATPPPLDSKTTLQEWAQGRGKPLPRYELIERSGPAHEPLFVVAVHVAGMDPVNGSGSSKRIAEKKAASALLRQVGVEVDD, encoded by the coding sequence GTGTCCACCGTCACCAAGGCGCCCGCCGATATGGGCGCCGGCTCCGAAACCGGGACCGACGGTGCCGTCCAGTCCGCCGATGTGGCGGAACTGGCGCGCGCGCTGGGTCATGAGTTCGCCGACCTGTCGCTTCTGCGCGATGCGGTCACCCATCCCAGCCTGATGGGGCTGGAGCGGGCCGGCCGCAAGTCGCACAAGGGGCCGGGCATCGCCTATGAGCGGCTGGAGTTCCTTGGCGACCGGGTCGTCGGGCTGGTCGTCGCGCAATGGCTGCTGGAGCGCTATCCCAACGAGCGCGAGGGTGCGCTTGCCAAGCGGCATGCCGCGCTGGTGCGCCGGGAATCGCTGGGCCGGGTCGCCGACACCATCGGTCTGGGCGCCTATCTGCGCCTGTCGCCGGCGGAGGCGTCGAGCGGCGGGCGCGAGAACCGGACCATCCTGGGCGACGCCTGCGAGGCGGTGCTGGGCGCAATGTATCTCGACGGCGGGCTGGAGCCGGTGACGCGCTTCGTCCGCCAGGCCCTGGCGGGCGAGATCGACAAGGCGACGCCGCCGCCGCTCGACAGCAAGACCACGCTGCAGGAATGGGCGCAGGGGCGCGGCAAGCCGCTGCCCCGCTATGAACTGATCGAACGCAGCGGACCGGCGCATGAGCCGCTGTTCGTTGTTGCTGTGCATGTGGCAGGCATGGATCCGGTCAACGGGTCCGGCTCCTCCAAGCGCATCGCGGAAAAGAAGGCGGCCAGCGCATTGCTGCGCCAGGTGGGAGTAGAGGTCGATGACTGA
- the lepB gene encoding signal peptidase I, with product MTFQKEAASNAKNKDSGFVETVKTVFFAVLIAFGVRTFAFEPFNIPSGSMIPTLLIGDYLFVSKFSYGYSKYTVGFGLPLFEGRILGSQPERGDVAVFKLPRDNKTDYIKRVVGLPGDSIQMIGGILHINGQPVKRERIEDYVTTDSLGRSIRTAQFIETLPNGRSHRIIEESDNGPLDNTPVFKVPPGNLFMMGDNRDNSLDSRVPSQVGFVPIENMVGRAEFLFFSLDEGTRFYEIWRWPVDLRFSRLFNGVR from the coding sequence ATGACCTTTCAGAAAGAAGCGGCGTCCAACGCCAAGAACAAGGACTCCGGGTTCGTCGAAACCGTGAAGACGGTGTTCTTCGCGGTTCTGATCGCTTTCGGCGTGCGGACCTTCGCATTCGAGCCCTTTAATATCCCATCTGGATCGATGATCCCGACTTTGCTGATCGGTGATTATCTGTTCGTGTCGAAGTTCAGCTACGGCTACAGCAAATACACGGTCGGCTTCGGCCTGCCGCTGTTCGAGGGCCGGATCCTGGGCTCTCAGCCGGAGCGGGGCGACGTGGCGGTGTTCAAGCTGCCGCGCGACAACAAGACCGACTACATCAAGCGCGTCGTCGGCTTGCCCGGCGACAGCATCCAGATGATCGGCGGCATCCTGCACATCAACGGCCAGCCGGTGAAGCGCGAGCGGATCGAGGATTACGTGACCACGGATTCGCTGGGCCGCAGCATCCGCACCGCGCAGTTCATCGAAACCCTGCCCAACGGCCGCAGCCACCGCATCATCGAGGAGTCGGACAACGGCCCGCTCGACAACACGCCGGTGTTCAAGGTGCCGCCGGGCAATCTGTTCATGATGGGTGACAACCGCGACAACTCCCTGGACAGCCGCGTGCCGTCGCAGGTTGGCTTCGTTCCCATCGAGAACATGGTCGGCCGCGCCGAATTCCTCTTCTTCTCGCTCGACGAGGGCACGCGCTTCTACGAAATCTGGCGCTGGCCGGTCGATCTGCGCTTCAGCCGCCTGTTCAACGGAGTCCGGTAA
- the acpS gene encoding holo-ACP synthase codes for MMMSGTILGIGNDLIDIRRVEKSLERFGQRFIDRIFTEVEQAKSERRAGSAARNNARASTYAKRFAAKEACSKALGTGFRDGVFWRDMGVVNLPSGQPTMRLTGGALARLEAITPPGMRARIHVTLTDEYPMAEAFVVISAEPIDSVMPTNTATPE; via the coding sequence ATGATGATGTCCGGAACCATTCTCGGCATCGGCAACGACCTGATCGACATCCGGCGGGTCGAAAAGTCGCTGGAGCGCTTCGGACAGCGCTTCATCGACCGTATCTTCACCGAGGTCGAGCAGGCCAAGTCCGAACGGCGCGCCGGCTCCGCCGCCAGGAACAACGCCCGCGCCTCGACCTACGCCAAGCGGTTCGCCGCCAAGGAGGCCTGTTCCAAGGCTCTCGGCACCGGCTTTCGCGACGGGGTTTTCTGGCGAGACATGGGGGTGGTCAACCTGCCGTCCGGCCAACCGACCATGCGCCTCACCGGCGGTGCGCTGGCACGGCTGGAGGCGATCACGCCGCCGGGCATGCGCGCCCGCATCCATGTGACGCTGACCGACGAATACCCGATGGCCGAGGCCTTCGTCGTCATCAGCGCCGAACCGATCGATTCTGTAATGCCCACCAATACGGCGACCCCAGAATGA
- a CDS encoding pyridoxine 5'-phosphate synthase, whose protein sequence is MSRFLRLGVNIDHVATVRNARGGAHPDPVRAARLAIEAGADGITAHLREDRRHIVDRDIERLMAEIDRPLNFEMAATDEMLAIALRHKPHAACLVPEKRTEVTTEGGLDVIGLYDNLVRPVEELSGAGIRVSLFIDPEPAQLDAAKRLGAPVVELHTGAYCDAVAPAVREAELARIVRAAAHAEAIGLECHAGHGLSYDTVGPVAAIQTIVELNIGHFLIGEAIFVGLTNSIARMRKAMDTARTAAASA, encoded by the coding sequence ATGTCCCGTTTCCTGCGCCTCGGCGTGAACATCGACCATGTGGCGACCGTCCGCAACGCACGCGGTGGGGCGCACCCCGATCCGGTGCGTGCGGCGAGGCTGGCCATCGAGGCCGGGGCAGACGGGATCACTGCGCACCTGCGCGAGGACCGCCGCCACATCGTGGATCGCGACATCGAACGGCTGATGGCCGAGATCGACCGTCCGCTGAACTTCGAGATGGCTGCGACGGATGAGATGCTTGCCATCGCGCTGCGCCACAAACCGCACGCCGCCTGCCTCGTTCCGGAGAAGCGCACCGAGGTGACGACGGAAGGCGGTCTGGACGTGATCGGCCTGTATGACAATCTGGTGCGGCCGGTTGAGGAACTGAGCGGTGCCGGCATTCGTGTCTCGCTGTTCATCGATCCGGAGCCGGCGCAACTGGACGCTGCAAAGCGGCTGGGTGCACCTGTGGTCGAACTGCACACCGGCGCCTATTGCGACGCCGTCGCGCCGGCGGTGCGTGAGGCGGAGTTGGCCCGCATCGTCCGCGCCGCCGCCCATGCCGAGGCGATCGGGCTGGAATGTCATGCCGGCCATGGCCTGAGCTATGACACCGTCGGCCCGGTGGCGGCGATCCAGACCATCGTGGAACTGAACATCGGCCATTTCCTGATCGGCGAGGCGATCTTCGTCGGTCTGACCAATTCCATCGCGCGCATGCGAAAGGCCATGGACACGGCGCGAACCGCTGCGGCTTCCGCATGA